A stretch of DNA from Allomeiothermus silvanus DSM 9946:
TACGGAAGCTTCGCCACTTGGTATCGGGAGCTTTTCTCTGGCGTTTACGACGCTGCTTACGCCCACCGTCGCTACCGTATAGGTCTCATCCATGCCCGCATCGGTATCACCCCCGGTCATATGGTTCCGGCGATGGGGATTGTGCAGGAGATCTCCCTCGAGCACATGCGCACCGCCCTCCGCACCGGCGAGATTTTCCCGGCTGTGGAGGCTTTCGAGAAGATCATTGCCATCGAGATCGCCCTCATCGACGAGAGTTACCTGGCCGCGCTCGAGGTCGGGTTTAAGCTAGGAACCTCGAGCAGCCGTGATGCGCTGGTAGAGGGGGCCAACGTCTTGCTCAAGGAGGCCAGGGTGTGACCCCGATCCCCACTGCGGTAGAGAACCGGCGGATTGATTCAGCGAAATTTTGCAGATCAACCTTTTCCCCGACCTCTGGGCTCGCGTCGGCGACATCTTTGGCGTAGGCAGCAGGGGTGACTTGAGCACCATGTTCGCCCTTCGCTTCGTGACATGCTAAACCGGTATGATCCGCGCCATTCTTTTTGATCTCGATGACACCCTGATTCTCGACGAAGCCGTCTGTGAGCACGCCTTCCGCGAGGCTGGTTTTGTCGCTGCTCAGCGCTATAGCCTCGACCTCGAGCGCCTCGCCTACACCGCCAAAGCCTCCGCCCGGCGGCTCTGGACGGAAGGTCCCTACTATTCCTACGCCCTTCGCATTGGGCATAGCGCTTTGGAGGGACTGTGGGCTGGGTACTCGCAGACGCAGCCCGAGATCCGGGGATTGCGTGAGTGGACTCCCGGCTATCGCCTCGCCCTATGGCGCGAAGCTTTGGCTGATCAGAATATCTCGGATGAAAACCTCCTCTTTGAATTGGCGGACGCTTGGCGCACCGCTCGAGCTTTATACCCCCGCTTCTCCGAGGTGGATGCGTTGCTGGCCGCCTTGACTCCAAAATATAAGCTCGGCATCGTCACCAATGGCGTACCCGATCTTCAGCGCGCTAAGATTCGCGGGAGCAACCTGGTCCAGCATTTTCAAGCAGTGGCGATCTCGGGTGAGCTGAACATAGGCAAGCCCGATCCGGGGATCTTCGAGTGGATCTGCGAGCGGCTCGAGGTCGCCCCGGCAGAGTGCGTTATGGTCGGCGACAACCCCGAGCGCGACGTGGCTGGGGCCATCCAGGCCGGGATGAGATCGGTCTGGGTGGATCGCGGCTTCAAGCCCCGGGACAAGCGTTACCCGGCGGATCTGGAAGTAAAAAACCTGCTCGAGATGCTCCCTTGGCTCGAGGAACTAGGTTGAGAGCAGAAGGTAAGGGATAGGCAATCTGAACCTTGGGCAAAAGGTTCAACTCGGTCTTGTGATTGCGCAGCTTGGAGCGCAGACTAAAGCTCCATTGGTAGATAGGCCGACAAGTAGGGAAACCGAAAGGCCGACTTACCAACCAGTGAACCAGACCGGGAGTTTAAAGCCTCCCGGTTTGGCCTTTTTAACGCAGCGCTTTGAGGGCTAGCCGGATGATCTCCTGAGTGCTGGCTTCGGGATTTTGTTGGACGATCTGGGCCACGGCGGAACGTACTTGGTTCTCGCGGAAGCCCAGCGTGACCAGGGCCAGCTCGGCTTCTTCGGTCTGGGGGCGGCGGAGGATGGGGCCAGCCTCGCCCATCAGGTGGGGCGGGACTTTCCCGCGAAGCTCGAGCGCGATGCGCTCGGCCAGCTTTCGCCCTACCCCCTGCGCTCCGGTAAGCAGGCGAATATCTCCATCGGCAAGTGCGCGTGCCAGCAAAGCTGGCGATAACGAGGAGAGCAGATTGAGCCCCACCTTGGGTCCCACCCCGCTCACCCCCAGCAGCATTTCGAAGAGTTCCAGCGAGCGTTGGTCGGCGAAGCCATACAGCGAGAGGTCGTCCTCGCGTACGACGAGCTTGGTGTGCAGGGCGATCTCTCCCTCTTCGGGCAGGTGGGTAAGGGTAGTAGTAGGGCAGAAGACCTCGAGCCCGAACCCTCCCACCAGCAAAATCACGCTGTTTTCGGTTTTGCGTAGCGCGGTGCCTTTGAGATAGCGGACCATTGGAGCGTATTCTACTTGCCGCCGAATTTAGCCGCCCGCTTCTCGTAGAAGGCCTGCACGCCTTCCTTATGGTCCTCGGTGCGGCTGGCGACCTCCTGCAGCAAGGCTTCGTACTCGAGCATCTCCTCGAGCGTAGCCCCTGCGCTCCGCCGCAGGGCTCGCTTGATGAGCCCATACGTCTTGGTGGGGCCCGCAGCGAGTTCGGCGGCGAGGTTGCCTACTTCTTCGGTGAACTGCTCGGCGGGCACGACCCGGTTCACCAGGCCCAGGGCCAAGGCTTGCTCGGCGCTGAGGCGAGGGGAAAGGGCTTCGAGCTCGAAGGCCTTGGCATACCCAACGATACGGGGCAGATGGTAGTTCATCCCGGCATCGGGGATCAAGCCGATCTTGCTGAAGCCGGTGGTGAATATTGCGTCGGAGGAAGCAATGCGCAGATCACATGCCAGCGCCAGCGACATTCCCGCCCCGGCGGCAGCCCCGTGAATGGCCGCGATTACCGGTTTTTCCAGGGCGGCGATGTTTTCCACTACTGCTGTATAGTTTCGCAAATGGGCCTTGTAGGAGATGGTCTGGCCTGCAAACTCGCGTAAATCCTGACCCGAGCAGAACCCCCGCCCTGCCCCTCGCAGCACCACTACCCGCACCTCGGGGGCGGTGGCTTCTTTGTGAAAGGCTTTGGCCAGAGCTTGCAGCATCTCGGTGGTGAAGGCGTTGATGGCCTCAGGGCGGTTCATGGTAAGGGTAAGTATGCCCCCGTGCGTTTCTGAAAGCAGTATGCTCATCTTTCCTCCGCTATATGCATATTCTCCTGCATGCGTCGCAAAAGCCGGATCTGCCCGGCGTGGTAGATGTCGTGGTAGGCTGCGCCGAAAGCATGTTCGGTTGGCGTCCAGCGGCCTAACCGGGTGTCGAGGCGGGCGGGCTCGAGGTCTGCTACGGCCTGGCGAAGCTCGTAGTGGCAGCGCTGTAGGAAGTCGAGATCGTCCTTCCAGGCTTTCATAGTGGGTCTTGCGGGAATGGCCGGGAAGTTGGCGGGTTTGCGCGAGAAGCCCCTCCGGGTAGTATCGCCGCGCAGGGCTCGAGTCGCTACGTATTTCCAGTAAGCGCAGTGTAGGGCGAGTTCCCAGATGTTGGGGCGCGTTGGCTGAGGCCGCCATAGTGCTTGATCCACGCTCACCCCGCGCAGCGCGCTCCGCAAGTTCGGCCCGTGCCAGGTAGCTTGTTCGTAAGCTTGGTCGATGAGGGCAAGCAGCATTTGGATTTGGGAATTGGGCACGCTCACCTTCCTCTCCACACCGGCTTGCGTTTCTCGATAAAAGCGGTGGTTCCCTCCTGCTTGTCCTCGCTGCCAAAGGCGATCAGGAACTGGCTGCGCTCGTAGGCTAGGCCGTGTTCGAGCGGGAGATCTTGGGCGCGGTTGACGGCATCTTTAGCGAGTTGGGCGGCCAAAGGAGCGCGGGAGGCGATCAGGTTGCCTAGCTCGAGGGCTTCCTCGAGGTAAAGTTCGATGGGAACCACCCTGTTTACCAGTCCCATACGGTAAGCTTCCCAGGCGCTCAAAATCCGCCCGGCCAGTACGGTCTCCATGGCCCAATACTTGCCGATCTGCCGGGTAAGGCGCTGGGTTCCACCCGCGCCGGGGATAATGCCCAGGTTGATCTCGGGCTGGGCGAACCGGGCCGTCTCTGAGGCTACGATCAGGTCGCACATCATAGCCAGCTCACAGCCACCGCCATAGGCAAACCCCGAGACCGCCGCGATCAACGGCTTTTTAGCACGCCGCAGTACCTCGTACTGCTCGGCCCGCAGACCCCGTAAGAGTTCTGCGAGCGAGGTTTGCTGGAACTCGGCGATGTCCGCTCCGGCGGCGAAGGCCCGCTCGTTACCGGTGAGGACCATGGCCCCGATTGCATCGTGGTGCTCGAACTCGCTCACCGCTCGGGCGATCTCGCTGAGGGTTGCGGTATTGATCGCGTTGAGCTGTTTGGGTCGGTTGAGGCGGATCAGCCCAACTTTGCCGTGGGTTTCGAGGAGGATATTTTCGTACATGGAACACTCCGCGTTCTTCCTCGCGTGCGAGGTGGGTGCTGGCTAAGGGCTACTTCATACGGTCTTCGCTGAACCGCTGGCCTTCCCATACGTCAATGAAGGCCGTTCCGGCGTGGAGTTTGGCCTTGTGCGGGACCCCCGCAGGGATATGGTAGTAATCACCCTTTTTGAAGGTGTGGTGTTGGCCGTCAATCCAAAACTCCACCACGCCCTCGAGCACCACCCCCCACTGCCCTTGGTGGGCGTGCTCGGGCACTTCGGTTTCCTGGGGTACGTATCCGAAGCCGATTTGTCCGCCCTGTCCCGAGATTACCGGCATGTCCATCCCAGGCCAGAGGGTTACCTGTTTGAACTTCTCGAACCACTCCGGGAATACGCGCATGGTTCTCACCTCGAGGAATAGCTTATAGCTCATCGCTCATCGCTCATAGCCGTTTTGCGATTTGCTATCCGCTACCGGCAAATGTTATCCTTCACAGCTAATATGGCTTTGGTCGTGCAGAAATACGGCGGTACCAGCGTGGGCGACCTCGAGCGTATTCATAAGGTGGCCCAGCGTATCCAGCACTACCGCGAGCGGGGTCATCAACTAGCGGTGGTAGTCTCGGCGATGGGGCACACCACCGATGAGCTGATCGCCCTGGCTAAACGGGTCAATAAGCGCCCACCGCAGCGTGAGCTGGATATGCTCACCACCATCGGGGAGCAGCAGTCGGTGGCGTTGCTCTCGATGCAGCTCAACGCGATGGGCATACCAGCGCGGGGCTTTACGCAAAACCAGATCGGCATCATCACCGACGGGCGTTATGGCGACGCCCGCATTTTGCGGGTGGAACCTCGGCTCATCAGGGAATCCCTAGACCGGGGCGAGGTAGCGGTAATAGCGGGATTCATGGGCACTACCCCGGATGGCGAGTTGACCAC
This window harbors:
- a CDS encoding protoglobin domain-containing protein — protein: MDPHIMLETLKRRTGFNEAHMRVLAGLGHYMTPLASEVALAFYDYLGRDPEMRDILWASPGRVERLYGSFATWYRELFSGVYDAAYAHRRYRIGLIHARIGITPGHMVPAMGIVQEISLEHMRTALRTGEIFPAVEAFEKIIAIEIALIDESYLAALEVGFKLGTSSSRDALVEGANVLLKEARV
- a CDS encoding HAD family hydrolase, producing MIRAILFDLDDTLILDEAVCEHAFREAGFVAAQRYSLDLERLAYTAKASARRLWTEGPYYSYALRIGHSALEGLWAGYSQTQPEIRGLREWTPGYRLALWREALADQNISDENLLFELADAWRTARALYPRFSEVDALLAALTPKYKLGIVTNGVPDLQRAKIRGSNLVQHFQAVAISGELNIGKPDPGIFEWICERLEVAPAECVMVGDNPERDVAGAIQAGMRSVWVDRGFKPRDKRYPADLEVKNLLEMLPWLEELG
- the ruvA gene encoding Holliday junction branch migration protein RuvA, which codes for MVRYLKGTALRKTENSVILLVGGFGLEVFCPTTTLTHLPEEGEIALHTKLVVREDDLSLYGFADQRSLELFEMLLGVSGVGPKVGLNLLSSLSPALLARALADGDIRLLTGAQGVGRKLAERIALELRGKVPPHLMGEAGPILRRPQTEEAELALVTLGFRENQVRSAVAQIVQQNPEASTQEIIRLALKALR
- a CDS encoding enoyl-CoA hydratase-related protein, giving the protein MSILLSETHGGILTLTMNRPEAINAFTTEMLQALAKAFHKEATAPEVRVVVLRGAGRGFCSGQDLREFAGQTISYKAHLRNYTAVVENIAALEKPVIAAIHGAAAGAGMSLALACDLRIASSDAIFTTGFSKIGLIPDAGMNYHLPRIVGYAKAFELEALSPRLSAEQALALGLVNRVVPAEQFTEEVGNLAAELAAGPTKTYGLIKRALRRSAGATLEEMLEYEALLQEVASRTEDHKEGVQAFYEKRAAKFGGK
- a CDS encoding DinB family protein: MPNSQIQMLLALIDQAYEQATWHGPNLRSALRGVSVDQALWRPQPTRPNIWELALHCAYWKYVATRALRGDTTRRGFSRKPANFPAIPARPTMKAWKDDLDFLQRCHYELRQAVADLEPARLDTRLGRWTPTEHAFGAAYHDIYHAGQIRLLRRMQENMHIAEER
- a CDS encoding enoyl-CoA hydratase-related protein, which gives rise to MYENILLETHGKVGLIRLNRPKQLNAINTATLSEIARAVSEFEHHDAIGAMVLTGNERAFAAGADIAEFQQTSLAELLRGLRAEQYEVLRRAKKPLIAAVSGFAYGGGCELAMMCDLIVASETARFAQPEINLGIIPGAGGTQRLTRQIGKYWAMETVLAGRILSAWEAYRMGLVNRVVPIELYLEEALELGNLIASRAPLAAQLAKDAVNRAQDLPLEHGLAYERSQFLIAFGSEDKQEGTTAFIEKRKPVWRGR
- a CDS encoding cupin domain-containing protein encodes the protein MSYKLFLEVRTMRVFPEWFEKFKQVTLWPGMDMPVISGQGGQIGFGYVPQETEVPEHAHQGQWGVVLEGVVEFWIDGQHHTFKKGDYYHIPAGVPHKAKLHAGTAFIDVWEGQRFSEDRMK